A genomic region of Christiangramia sp. OXR-203 contains the following coding sequences:
- a CDS encoding cell division protein ZapA, with the protein MEDKLKIKISIADRVYPLTIQPSQEEGLRKAAKKIEAMIKQFEQNYAVRDKQDVLAMCALQFAAQTEQKNIDKSSEMIEAEDKLKELNDLLQEHLSS; encoded by the coding sequence ATGGAAGATAAACTGAAAATTAAAATATCGATCGCAGACCGCGTGTATCCGTTAACCATTCAGCCCAGCCAGGAGGAAGGTTTGCGAAAGGCAGCGAAAAAGATCGAAGCGATGATCAAACAGTTTGAGCAGAATTATGCTGTGCGCGATAAGCAGGATGTATTAGCCATGTGTGCTTTACAATTTGCGGCTCAAACAGAGCAGAAGAATATAGATAAGTCGAGTGAGATGATTGAAGCAGAAGATAAGTTAAAGGAACTTAACGATCTGTTACAGGAACATTTAAGCTCATAA
- the rny gene encoding ribonuclease Y, with translation MEILIIIVAAVVGLALGFAIAKMLEKKQASNTIISAKKEANSIIKEAKAEGESIKKDKILQAKEKFIELKSEHEKVILSRDKKIGDAEKRIKDKESHVSNELSKNKKLNKDLEGKLADYNHRVDYLDKRQEEIDKLHNSKVQQLEVISGLSAEDAKAQLIESLKDAAKADAMSLIQDTVEEAKLTAQQEAKKIIINTIQRIGTEEAIDNCVSVFNLESDDVKGRIIGREGRNIRALEAATGVEIIVDDTPEAIILSCFDSVRREVARLSLHKLVTDGRIHPARIEEVVKKTRKQIEEEIIDIGKRTVIDLGIHGLQPELIKMVGRMKYRSSYGQNLLQHSREVAKLCGVMASELGLNPKLAKRAGLLHDIGKVPETETEVPHAILGMQWAEKHGEKPEVCNAIGAHHDEIEMNSLLSPIVQVCDAISGARPGARRQVLDSYIQRLKDLEEIAFGFGGVKKAYAIQAGRELRVIVESEKVSDDKAANLSFEISQKIQTDMTYPGQVKITVIRETRAVNVAK, from the coding sequence ATGGAAATACTTATAATAATTGTTGCAGCAGTGGTAGGCCTTGCGTTGGGTTTTGCGATTGCAAAGATGCTTGAGAAGAAACAGGCTTCTAATACTATTATCAGCGCAAAAAAAGAGGCAAATTCTATTATAAAAGAAGCCAAAGCAGAAGGGGAGAGCATTAAAAAAGATAAAATTCTTCAGGCAAAAGAAAAGTTTATTGAATTAAAGTCTGAGCATGAGAAAGTGATCTTATCCAGGGATAAGAAAATTGGTGATGCAGAAAAGAGAATAAAGGATAAGGAGTCTCATGTCTCTAATGAGCTTAGCAAAAACAAAAAACTAAACAAAGATCTTGAAGGTAAACTTGCAGATTATAATCATCGTGTAGATTATTTAGATAAGCGCCAGGAAGAGATCGATAAACTTCATAACAGTAAAGTGCAGCAACTGGAGGTTATCTCCGGACTTTCTGCGGAAGATGCTAAGGCACAACTTATAGAATCACTGAAGGATGCTGCTAAGGCAGACGCTATGTCTTTGATCCAGGATACGGTTGAAGAGGCAAAATTAACTGCGCAGCAGGAAGCGAAGAAGATCATCATAAACACCATTCAGCGAATTGGAACTGAAGAAGCTATTGATAATTGCGTTTCAGTATTCAACCTGGAAAGTGATGATGTAAAAGGCCGGATTATTGGTCGTGAAGGTCGAAATATTAGAGCTTTGGAAGCTGCTACGGGAGTTGAAATCATCGTTGATGATACTCCAGAAGCAATCATTTTAAGTTGTTTTGATTCTGTTCGTAGAGAAGTTGCGAGATTATCACTTCACAAATTAGTGACCGATGGTAGAATTCACCCGGCACGTATTGAAGAAGTAGTTAAGAAAACACGTAAACAGATCGAAGAAGAGATCATTGATATAGGTAAAAGAACTGTCATCGATCTTGGTATTCATGGTTTACAGCCAGAATTGATTAAAATGGTAGGAAGAATGAAATATCGTTCTTCTTATGGGCAGAACCTGCTACAACACTCTAGAGAAGTCGCCAAACTTTGTGGAGTCATGGCTTCAGAACTTGGTTTAAATCCAAAATTAGCTAAGAGAGCAGGATTATTGCATGATATTGGTAAAGTTCCGGAAACGGAAACTGAAGTTCCTCACGCGATCCTTGGAATGCAATGGGCAGAGAAGCATGGCGAAAAGCCGGAAGTGTGTAATGCTATTGGAGCTCACCACGACGAGATCGAAATGAATTCACTATTATCACCAATCGTTCAGGTTTGTGATGCTATTAGTGGTGCCAGACCGGGAGCAAGAAGACAGGTGCTTGATTCTTATATTCAGCGTTTAAAAGATCTTGAGGAAATAGCCTTTGGTTTTGGCGGAGTTAAGAAAGCTTACGCTATACAGGCTGGGCGTGAACTTCGAGTGATCGTTGAAAGCGAGAAAGTTTCTGATGATAAAGCTGCGAACTTATCTTTCGAGATCTCCCAGAAGATCCAGACAGATATGACCTATCCAGGACAGGTGAAGATCACCGTGATCAGAGAAACTAGAGCAGTCAATGTTGCAAAATAA
- a CDS encoding aldo/keto reductase: protein MKTLKFKNGDHMDAIGLGTWKSEKGEVANAVKIALNNGYKHIDCAATYGNEAEVGEAFAEVFGKGDIKREDVWVTSKLWNNAHKKEDVIPALKQTLKDLQLEYLDLYLIHWPVAFKPDVSFPEKAEDFLSLEEVPLIETWKEMIKAKEQGLVKHIGVSNFSIEKLEELMNDTDHAPEMNQVELHPYLQQDKLLEFCSRNGINVTGYSPLGSGDRSDEMKADDEPSLLENPVINKIAKKHGASAGQILIKWSEQRGTAVIPKSTNEGRIKENLQSAGFQLDEDDLKEIADLDDHFRYVTGKFFEMEGNSYENIYND from the coding sequence ATGAAGACTTTAAAATTTAAGAATGGAGACCATATGGATGCCATAGGTCTTGGAACATGGAAATCTGAAAAAGGTGAAGTAGCGAACGCCGTGAAGATTGCCCTGAACAATGGATATAAACACATTGATTGTGCTGCCACTTATGGCAACGAAGCCGAAGTTGGTGAAGCATTTGCTGAAGTTTTTGGTAAAGGTGATATCAAACGGGAAGATGTATGGGTTACTTCTAAATTATGGAACAATGCTCATAAAAAAGAAGATGTTATCCCAGCTCTAAAACAGACTTTAAAAGATTTACAGCTGGAGTATCTTGATCTTTACCTTATTCACTGGCCGGTAGCTTTCAAACCTGATGTATCATTTCCTGAAAAAGCGGAAGATTTCTTATCTCTTGAGGAAGTACCACTCATAGAGACCTGGAAGGAAATGATCAAAGCGAAAGAGCAAGGCCTGGTAAAGCATATTGGAGTTTCCAATTTTAGTATTGAAAAACTAGAGGAGCTTATGAACGATACCGACCATGCACCTGAAATGAATCAGGTTGAACTTCATCCTTATTTGCAACAGGATAAACTGCTGGAATTCTGTAGTAGAAATGGGATCAATGTCACTGGTTATTCTCCGCTGGGTAGTGGTGATCGTAGCGACGAAATGAAAGCTGATGACGAACCTTCTCTACTTGAAAATCCTGTGATAAATAAAATTGCAAAAAAACATGGAGCTTCTGCTGGACAGATCCTAATCAAATGGAGTGAGCAAAGAGGTACTGCTGTTATTCCAAAGTCCACTAATGAAGGTAGGATAAAGGAAAATCTACAAAGTGCCGGTTTCCAACTGGACGAAGATGATCTTAAAGAGATCGCAGATCTTGATGATCACTTTAGATATGTTACCGGGAAATTCTTTGAGATGGAAGGAAACTCATATGAGAACATCTATAATGATTAA
- the xerD gene encoding site-specific tyrosine recombinase XerD, protein MKWEHALKDYTNYLKLERGLSDNSISNYQLDVRKLQKFLNVNKIEVGPDQISEELIQKFIYDVSSSINARSQSRLISGLRSFFDYLVFENYREQNPMELIESPKTGRKLPDIISTEEVDRIIRAIDLGKAEGERNRAIIETLYGCGLRVSELTELKMSDLFFDEGFIKITGKGNKQRFVPISEYTMKYITLYKDEVRPHQPIKDEYSDTLFLNRRGRQLTRAMIFTIVRKLTKEAGISKNVSPHTFRHSFATHLLENGADLRAIQQMLGHESITTTEVYVHVDRSHLREVMESFHPRR, encoded by the coding sequence ATGAAATGGGAGCATGCCTTAAAGGATTATACCAACTACCTTAAGCTTGAACGTGGATTATCAGATAATTCCATTTCGAACTACCAATTAGACGTAAGAAAACTTCAGAAGTTCCTTAATGTTAATAAAATTGAAGTAGGTCCCGATCAAATTTCCGAAGAACTCATTCAAAAGTTTATTTATGATGTTTCTTCAAGCATAAATGCCCGTTCTCAATCAAGATTGATATCCGGTTTGCGAAGCTTTTTTGATTACCTGGTTTTTGAAAATTACCGGGAGCAAAATCCTATGGAACTTATTGAATCACCAAAGACAGGACGAAAACTTCCCGATATTATATCTACGGAAGAGGTTGACAGAATTATACGGGCGATAGATCTTGGTAAAGCTGAAGGCGAAAGAAATCGAGCCATCATTGAAACCTTATACGGCTGTGGATTACGTGTTTCTGAACTTACCGAACTCAAAATGTCTGATCTGTTCTTCGATGAAGGCTTTATTAAAATTACCGGTAAAGGGAATAAACAGCGATTTGTTCCTATTTCAGAATACACCATGAAATACATCACGCTATATAAAGATGAAGTTCGTCCACATCAGCCAATAAAAGACGAATACAGCGATACACTTTTCCTGAACAGAAGGGGAAGGCAATTAACGCGGGCTATGATCTTCACGATCGTAAGAAAACTCACCAAAGAAGCCGGTATTAGTAAAAATGTGAGTCCGCATACCTTTCGCCATTCCTTTGCAACCCATCTACTGGAAAATGGAGCCGATCTAAGAGCCATTCAACAAATGTTAGGACATGAGAGCATTACCACTACTGAAGTCTATGTACATGTAGACAGATCGCATTTGAGAGAAGTCATGGAAAGCTTCCATCCCCGCCGCTAG
- a CDS encoding porin family protein produces MKKTVLLVAVALMGFVSNSFAQESWSFGVKGGVNFSTVTGDYFNDPSHRTAFNVGVLAEIPVANRLSIQPEVLYSAQGYDFASIDEDNIFDIDDNIEYQLDYIQVPVLAKVYVTDGLSVQAGPSFNFNVNEEIDYSPTDNGGDIDLEDQVKDFEIGGAAGLEYKLNNGFFIQGRYTYGFTEVFDGSDAHNSVWQAGIGYQF; encoded by the coding sequence ATGAAAAAAACAGTTTTATTAGTAGCCGTTGCGTTGATGGGATTTGTATCTAATTCGTTCGCACAGGAAAGTTGGAGTTTTGGTGTTAAGGGTGGTGTAAACTTCTCTACCGTAACTGGAGATTACTTCAATGATCCAAGTCATAGAACAGCATTTAATGTTGGTGTTCTTGCTGAAATTCCTGTAGCAAATAGACTATCTATACAACCAGAGGTATTATACTCTGCTCAGGGATACGATTTTGCATCGATCGATGAAGACAACATTTTCGATATTGACGACAACATTGAATATCAATTAGATTATATCCAGGTACCGGTACTTGCTAAAGTATACGTGACCGATGGATTGAGTGTTCAGGCAGGTCCTTCTTTTAACTTCAATGTGAACGAAGAAATCGATTACTCTCCGACTGATAACGGTGGGGATATCGATCTTGAAGATCAGGTAAAAGATTTTGAAATTGGTGGTGCTGCAGGTTTGGAGTACAAACTTAACAACGGATTCTTTATTCAGGGTAGATATACTTACGGTTTTACCGAAGTATTTGATGGATCTGATGCTCATAATTCAGTTTGGCAGGCAGGTATTGGATACCAGTTCTAG
- a CDS encoding porin family protein, producing the protein MLKTIMCAMAFTMLSLFSFAQESTFGLTAGYLNAEFKVSEETVSFSDDGSGFYVGVLADFELNESWHLVPGVNYGRVEETNLLFIPVMAQYHIANSGVFLQVGPQATLNLEDDPGEYTNTIGVDAGFGVGYEINENFFVEAKYALELTNRFADRVREMDDDFKLNLNTFTVGVGYKF; encoded by the coding sequence ATGTTAAAAACAATTATGTGTGCGATGGCATTCACCATGCTGTCATTATTTTCCTTTGCGCAGGAATCAACTTTTGGTCTAACCGCAGGGTATTTAAATGCCGAATTCAAAGTGAGCGAAGAAACTGTAAGCTTCTCTGATGACGGCTCAGGTTTTTATGTTGGAGTTCTAGCCGACTTCGAACTTAACGAATCATGGCATCTTGTTCCTGGAGTAAATTATGGTAGAGTGGAAGAGACCAATCTTTTATTTATTCCCGTAATGGCGCAGTACCATATCGCGAACTCCGGAGTCTTCCTTCAGGTCGGGCCACAAGCGACATTGAATCTTGAAGATGATCCAGGTGAATACACAAACACAATTGGTGTGGATGCAGGTTTTGGTGTAGGATATGAGATCAATGAGAATTTCTTCGTTGAAGCTAAGTACGCGCTTGAACTCACAAACCGATTCGCAGATAGGGTAAGGGAGATGGATGATGACTTTAAACTGAATTTAAATACGTTCACCGTTGGAGTAGGCTATAAGTTCTAG
- a CDS encoding porin family protein yields MFKKIILIAGFAILSLSSFAQETSFGVTAGYLNSIYSVKDEVYNYNLSESGYYVGAFLDISLNESLSLVPGVNYSNSHDSNMLYVPLMLKYSIADSGFYLQGGPQASIIFDEERVRHNQDFGIDLGFGLGYNINEHFFVEAKYYHEVTNRFKDHELHMSNDLKEGINSLMIGVGYKF; encoded by the coding sequence ATGTTTAAAAAAATCATTTTGATCGCAGGATTTGCAATCCTCTCTTTGTCATCTTTTGCTCAAGAAACTTCTTTTGGAGTTACAGCTGGTTATTTAAATTCAATCTATTCCGTAAAAGATGAAGTTTATAACTATAATCTCAGTGAATCCGGATACTATGTTGGTGCCTTTCTGGATATTAGCCTTAATGAATCATTAAGTCTTGTGCCCGGTGTAAATTATTCAAATTCTCATGATTCTAATATGCTGTATGTTCCCCTCATGTTGAAATATAGTATAGCTGATTCCGGTTTCTATCTTCAGGGTGGGCCACAGGCATCTATAATTTTTGATGAAGAACGCGTTAGACATAATCAGGATTTTGGTATTGATCTGGGTTTCGGACTTGGATATAATATTAACGAACATTTTTTCGTGGAAGCTAAATACTATCACGAGGTCACGAATAGATTTAAAGATCATGAACTTCATATGTCCAATGACCTCAAAGAAGGAATAAATTCATTGATGATAGGAGTCGGCTACAAATTCTAA